The genomic stretch tagatccatccagaattgtTAGTCTATTTATAGATCCTCCATCTCTgtccatagtaccagaaagtaacatcccaagatctcacccagaaccagagcaggatgcctgctctgataccaattaaaattcttgtattagatatgagatgtcgaaggtaatgtcacgacactaatatctgaacaacaagcGAAATATGAACAGAATAAAAATCAGGAAGCAATTGAaaaatgacacaagcaattgttaacccagttcgtTGCAAACACACCTAtgtctaggggctaccaagccaggaaggaaatccactaaacataattagtttaaagactctcagcaaacaacttcaagttacagtcttttcacctaatctctacccgtgtgatttccatctaagaactcttagacatgagaccctactcactccctctcaatcacagcagtgataatagaacaaataccaaaaagaatgaagacacacttcaaggacacacacttgatcttgcttaaaagcttcaatcaagtaaacaaatacactcgtacttcaaagcttatagtggataaattacaactcaaatactcagtccaattcacacatcaacaagatggatgaatggctcacaattcacaaACTCACAAAAGACTAAAACCTTAATCCTCACTCACTTCACGTTCGTGTTTTTCTGTATCTAAAACAGGGTTTACATGgtctttaaatagaagctttctAAATGGGCCTTGGCAGCATGAAACCCGAATTCTATTTATTGCGTATTTCCTAAGAAATAGCAGCGAATCATTCCTTTTTGGGAAAGAGAATATTCCGGTgttaaatagaattactccttgaataatgcatgcaatctccacataagcacacaatGACTTGCATGAAAAGCACAACaacataacattcagactgaatgttctgtatgcacatgtcgtaacatcgggtctgacatcttgaataAATCCTACACAACCATATCAAACAACCTGCAGAATGCTGATATCCCATGTCAAGACTACAagcgtgacatcttgtgataacactatGTTTTATCAAAATTGATGCCAATTCATAGAACTAACATGTAATTTTTTAATGACCTCTATTTTTGCTTGATCAACCTCGATacctttcaatgatattttgtaTCCTAAAATAATACCTTCGATTACCATAAAATGATATTTTCCCGATTTAAAACTAGGTTTATTTTAACACATATATTCAAAATGATATTAAGGTGATCAAGACAACTATCAAAAGTATTAACAAATACaaaaaaaatcatccataaatacctcAACGGAGTTCCCAATCATATAAAAAAATAGAAAGCACGACCTTTGAAAAGTAGTTGGAGCATTACTAGACCAAAGGGCATCATGTGATATGCAAAAACTCCAAATGTGTAAGTAAAAGTAGTATTCTATTGATCATCAAGATCTACAATAATCTGATCATATCTTGAGTAGCTATCTAAAAAATAATAGTAAGCTTGGCCTACTAATCTTTCTAACAGCTAATCCATGAAAGGTAATAGAAAATGATCTTTTCTCGTAGCTTGATTTAACCTGCGATAGTCAATACACATGCATCCTGTGGTAACTGTGCGAGTCGGAATTAACTCGTTATTTTCATATTGGACGACCGTCACACCTCTTTGTTTGGAACTACATGCACCAAACTCACCTAAAAACTATCAGAAATTGGGTAAATCATATATAATTCAAGTAACTTGAACACTTCCTTTCATAACATttccttcatggtaggattttGTCTTTGTTGACGTTAAACTACATGTTTGAATTCCTCATCCAGTTTGATCTTGTGCATGCAACAAGCTATTCATTTCAAATCGGTAACACTTTGACCAAATGCTTATTTATTACCTCGTAGAACTCTCAAGAGTTTTTCTCTGTCTTATATAGCTAGTGAAGTACTGATAGTAGATGGTTGCTACAATTGTTATCCTAAGAATACATATTTCAAGCGTGGTGGAAGCTCTTTCAATTCAGGATCAATCGAACTTTTGACTGAACTCTTCTATTCACTACCACCTAACTCTTCAATCTTTTTAGTTGTTCTTTCAACTTAGATTTCTTGAAACTGAAGTACATATTTCACTACTTCTTTATCAGATTGATCTCCAATAACTTCAATATAATTTACCATAACTCAGCCCATCAATGATGATGGTGACTCACTTGCAACTACTTTTTGATTAATCTCTTCTACTACATAAACTCTATAGCACTGAGGATTTTCTTTTTGATGTTTCATGGcttcaaaaatattaaaaacaataTGTTCTTTGTTGAATCTAAAAATAATTTCTCCCATTTTGACATTAATCAAAACTCTACCCGTTTCTAAGAAAGTTCTTCCTATTAGTAATGGTGTTTCAAAATTTTCAACCATATTTAGGTTCACAAAGTCGATTGGGAACAATAAATCATATACCATCATAATAACATCTTCAAGAACTCCATATGTATAAGTGATAGATTGATAAGCTAAAGTAAGATCCATCTGAGTTGGCTTTGGTTCTCCACAGTTCAGCCTCCCCATCATAGATAGAGACATCAAATTGAGATTCTTCCCTAAATCACAAAGTGTATGACCAATCTTCACTGGACCAATAGAATAAAGAATAGTAAATATACATGGATCAATGAGTTTATGCGGCAAATTGAGTTAAATTATAACACTAAAACCTTCTTCTAAAGCAATATTCTCGTTATATTTCAGTTTATGCTTTCCGATTAAAATTtctttcatgaattttgcataGACTACCATCTGATTAAGAGCTTCACAAAATGGAATGTTTTTATATATCTTTGTAAGCATCTTCATAAACTTCTCAAATTTCCCACTTCCATATGGTTTCTTCTTCTAGATGGAGTAAGGTGGCTTAACCTAGTAGGGTAGTTCCGAGTTAAGTTCATTAAGGATTTTTTACTTAGTTATTCTTAAAGCAATCTACGAGTTTATCAAGAGTATCTCCCCTAACAAATTCTTCACTTTTTTTCCCTTTGATTTATGTTCTCCCTCCTTTTAAACTACCTCATCTTCTTAACTTTTCTTCTCACCCTCACTCACTTCTTTTCTCTCACCACTAGCATTATGGATTGAAGGTACCATTGTATTTCTCAACTTGATGACTTTGCAACTCTCATTTTTCTGGTTGACTATAGTATTTCCACTAAACCCACCACACGAACTAGGTTGTGTTGCTAATTGTCTAAACAACTAGCCAATTTGCATTTCTAGAGTTTTGATGGAAGGTTTACTATTTTTACTCGTAGTTTCATGATTCTTGTTTACTTGCTCGAGACTAGCTTTGGTCACTTTCATAAATTGAGCTAAGTCTTCTTTAAGTTGAGATGATTTCGTTTGTTGTGATGATTGGGTAACTTATGGAACACCTTGATTTGCATTTAGATGTTGATTGTTGTTCCACTTTAAGTTCAGATGATATTTCTAATAAAGATTGTAAGTGTTTGAATAAGGATTATTCTTTAGAAAATTTGCATATTGAGCTACAACAATCACTCCCCCATGGTACACAGTTGCCATTAGCATGCCCTTAGCCATAGAAATCATATTGCAATGTTTGAACCTGACTAACATTAGCTGAAATAATAATGACTCCAACTAACTATTAATAAACGACCTATAGTTAAGTTAACACTCCAATATTTGCATCCAGTTCGATTACACCATTTAGTTTGACTCATCTTTCACTTTGTGAGCGATAATCATTCTGGCAAATTTTCCCTATCAACTCTTTCACCTTGTATTCATTATTTATTTTGATGGTACCTCCAACAGAGCCATCCAAAAGCACTCTTGCTTGAGCTTTGAGACCTTTTATGTAATGTTGCATTTGTTCCATATTACTCATGTTGTGAGTTAGACATATTCAAAGTAATAAATTGAATCTCTCTTATGTATTAGATAAGAACTCAACATCACCATGTTCAAAATTATAAATCTCGACTCTTCTTTCCACAAACTGAGTGTTCATGAAAAATCTTTCCGAAAATTTGTCTTCCAACTCCTTCCATGTCTGAATAGTATCGTTGGTTAAACACTAAAACCAATCTTTAGTTATGCCTATTAAAGGAAATTCGAACAACCTCAATTTGATTTGATCATCTGTTACTCCATCTGGTTTTCACATTGAACATGTCTCATAAAAGCGAGCCAGATGCTCCCACGGATGTCTGATAGCTTATCCGTCGAACGAGTATCTCTCAAACCTGAACGCACATAATCTTAATATCAAAAGTAACATTGTTAGCAGGTTAAAATCCAAATGAAATCTATCCAACATCAGTTCTACTGCAGTAGTCTCCCGTCGCTTATCTCGGTGGAATAATCATTCCTTTTTTTTCTTGATCACTTTCGTTATTAGAAGAAACAAGTGTTTTCTCTTATTCCAATTTCTCTTTAGCTTGTTGTGTTTCTCTATTCGCTCTCTGAATTACTCTTGCAATTTTTTTATCTATGAATCAATGGTATTAGTGTCGAATTTAAACCTCACATAAACAATAAAAAATACCCTTGTAGCACTGTAAAACAAAAACTAAATATGAGTAATAAAAATACATAAATTAACACTACTACGAAAAACACATATCACAATGGTTGGAAAACATATACCACCATGTTGGACCAACCATTATGAGGTAAGGTGTGATTGTATGTAGGCCGCTTTCCACCACGATCGTGCGACCGTGATTATAAGTCAAGTAGCACACTACATACCACAACAATCACTTTAAACAATCGTTGTTGCATATCTCAACCTATCACAACAGTTAATTTAAACAACCGTTGTTGTATGtcttttaatttaaaaaatgcAACAGTAGAACAACAATAACAAGAATAACAAAAACAATAACAACAAGAAGAACAATAATTACAACAAGAAtaacaagaaaaataacaaaaacaaaaacaacaataagaacaataagaacaataacaacaacagcaacaacaacaacaacaaaaacaacaacaatgacaataacaagaacaaaaataataataacaacaacaacaatgacaataacaagaacaaaaataataacaacaacaacaacaacaacaggagtaacaacaagaacaagaacaaaaacaagaacaacaacaacaacaagaacaaaaaTAACTAACATTGATAACTTGAATCCATGTTTTCCTTGTCTCATTCAAGTTAGAGAAAAGGTGTCGGACTTCTGAAATTTGTTAATGAAAGAAATGATGTTTTTGAGTTTTGTTTATGGAAAAAATGATATTTTCGAGCTTTGTGTAATGGATAAATAGGATGTTGTAAATGGGAAGAAGATGTTTGGAGGTAGAAGATGGAATTTgtctaagttggaagttcattaAGTTTTAGGTTTCATGTAGATCACTAATGGTAGTGTTTTGAGCGTTGATACTCACTAAATGGACGATAAATATTCCAGTTTCTCTTTAGCTCGTTGTGTTTCTCTATTCTCTCTCTAAATTACTCTTGCAATTTTTTTATCTATGAATCAATGGTATTAGTGTCGAATTTAAACCTCACATAAACAATAAAAAATACCCTAGTAGCATTGCAAAACAAAAACTAAATATGAGTAATAAAAATACATAAATTAACACTACTACGAAAAACACATATCACAATGGTTGGAAAACAGATACCACCATGTTGGACCAACCATTATGAGGTAAGGTGTGATTGTATGTAGGCATCTTTCCACCACGATCGTGAGACCGTGATTATAAGTCAAGTAGCGCACTACATACCACAACAATCACTTTAAACAACCGTTGTTACATATCTCAACCTATCATAACGGTTAACTTAAACAACTGTTGTTGTATGtcttttaatttaaaaaatgcAACAGTAGaacaacaaaaataacaacaataacaagaaTAACAAAAATAAGAACAACAAGAAGAACAAGAATTACAATAAGAACAACAagaaaaataacaacaacaaaaataacaacaagaagaagaacaataagaacaacaacaacaacaacaggagtaacaacaagaacaagaacaagaacaacaacaacaacaaaaataactAACATTGATAACTTGAATCCATGTTTTCCTTGTCTCATTCAAGTTAGAGAAAAGGTGTCAGACTTCTGAAATTTGTTAATGAAAGAAATGATGTTTTTGAGTTTTGTTTATGGAAGAAATGATGTTTTCGAGCTTTGTGTAATGGATAAATAGGATGTTGTAAATGGGAAAAAGATGTTTGGAGGTAGAAGATGAAATTTgtctaagttggaagttcatcTAAGTTTTAGGTTTCATGCAGATCACTAATGGTAGTGTTTTGAGAGTTGATACTCACCAAATGGACGATAAAT from Lathyrus oleraceus cultivar Zhongwan6 chromosome 7, CAAS_Psat_ZW6_1.0, whole genome shotgun sequence encodes the following:
- the LOC127102121 gene encoding uncharacterized protein LOC127102121, which produces MVVYAKFMKEILIGKHKLKYNENIALEEVKIGHTLCDLGKNLNLMSLSMMGRLNCGEPKPTQMDLTLAYQSITYTYGVLEDVIMMVYDLLFPIDFVNLNMVENFETPLLIGRTFLETGRVLINVKMGEIIFRFNKEHIVFNIFEAMKHQKENPQCYRVYVVEEINQKVVASESPSSLMG